The following coding sequences lie in one Spinacia oleracea cultivar Varoflay chromosome 1, BTI_SOV_V1, whole genome shotgun sequence genomic window:
- the LOC110794828 gene encoding receptor-like cytoplasmic kinase 176: MGCCFSIKIKADESPLHHASSSDSDLVKSERLNLRSDGEILQSSNLKNFSYNDLSTATRNFRPDSVLGEGGFGCVYKGWIDEHTFAPAKPRSGMVIAVKRLNHEGFQGHKEWVTEINYLGQLRHPNLVNLIGYCLEDEHRLLVYEFMPRGSLENHLFRRSSSYVEPLSWKLRMKIVLGAAKGLAFLHSPKIKVIYRDYKPSNILLDSDFDAKLSDFGLAKDGPCDDQGYVSTRVMGTQGYAAPEYVATGHLTPKNDIYSFGVVLLEVLTGRRVLDENESVKERDLVKWAMPYLRKEKVSRIMDTKIQGQYSSRSAKIIGNLVIQCLSIDPRFRPNMDEVVSTLEDLQDCKPTGGDLYPVNRDLYPIKAEVKQNSNRQNQGPKTRRRSTIANEICNGGITISPDTTSSITPVSS, from the exons ATGGGGTGTTGTTTTAGTATTAAGATTAAGGCTGACGAGAGTCCTCTTCATCATGCTAGTA GTAGTGACAGTGACCTTGTTAAATCTGAAAGACTGAACCTAAGATCAGATGGGGAGATATTACAATCATCTAATTTGAAGAACTTTTCGTACAATGATCTTAGTACAGCAACTCGGAATTTCCGGCCTGATAGTGTCCTTGGAGAAGGTGGATTTGGTTGTGTGTATAAGGGGTGGATTGATGAACACACCTTTGCACCTGCTAAACCGCGTTCTGGAATGGTCATTGCCGTAAAAAGGCTTAATCATGAAGGATTTCAGGGTCACAAAGAATGGGTG ACTGAAATCAATTACTTGGGGCAATTACGACATCCTAATCTTGTAAACCTGATTGGATACTGCTTAGAGGATGAACACCGCCTCTTGGTGTATGAGTTCATGCCGCGTGGTAGCTTGGAGAATCATTTGTTTAGGA GATCATCATCTTATGTTGAACCTCTATCATGGAAACTCCGAATGAAGATTGTTCTAGGCGCAGCAAAAGGGCTTGCTTTCCTCCACAGCCCGAAGATTAAAGTCATTTATCGAGATTATAAGCCTTCCAACATACTCCTTGATTCA GATTTTGATGCAAAGCTTTCTGATTTCGGTTTGGCTAAAGATGGACCATGTGATGATCAAGGTTATGTATCCACAAGAGTCATGGGTACTCAGGGGTATGCAGCTCCTGAATATGTTGCTACTG GTCACCTGACTCCAAAGAACGACATCTACAGTTTTGGGGTCGTTCTGCTAGAAGTATTGACAGGAAGACGAGTGTTAGATGAGAATGAAAGTGTCAAGGAAAGGGACTTAGTTAAATGGGCGATGCCTTATCTTAGGAAAGAAAAAGTTAGCAGAATCATGGACACTAAAATTCAAGGGCAGTACTCTTCAAGGTCAGCAAAGATCATAGGCAACCTTGTGATCCAGTGCCTGTCAATAGACCCAAGGTTTAGGCCGAATATGGATGAGGTCGTCTCAACACTAGAGGACCTCCAAGATTGTAAACCAACTGGTGGTGATTTATACCCTGTCAACCGTGATTTATACCCCATCAAAGCCGAAGTGAAACAGAATTCTAATCGTCAAAACCAAGGACCTAAAACCCGGAGGAGAAGCACCATTGCTAACGAAATTTGCAATGGTGGTATTACTATTTCACCTGATACTACATCATCTATTACACCTGTTTCTAGCTGA
- the LOC110794829 gene encoding triosephosphate isomerase, cytosolic: protein MGRKFFVGGNWKCNGTTGEVKKIVDTLNAGAIPSTDVVEVVVSPPYVFLPVAKSSLRPEIQVAAQNCWVKKGGAFTGEVSAEMLADLDIPWVILGHSERRALLNESNEFVGDKVAYALSKGLKVIACVGETLEQREAGTTMDVVAAQTKAIADRVTDWTNVVVAYEPVWAIGTGKVASPEQAQEVHCELRKWLAANVSSEVASSTRIIYGGSVSGANCKELAAKPDVDGFLVGGASLKPEFIDIINSATVKSA, encoded by the exons ATGGGCCGTAAATTCTTCGTCGGTGGCAACTGGAAATGC AATGGAACTACCGGTGAGGTGAAGAAGATAGTAGATACTCTCAATGCAGGGGCGATTCCATCAACCGATGTTGTGG AGGTTGTGGTCAGTCCTCCATATGTTTTCCTCCCTGTGGCAAAAAGCTCATTGAGGCCTGAAATCCAAGTCGCTGCACAGAACTGTTGGGTTAAGAAAGGTGGCGCATTCACCGGCGAGGTTAG CGCTGAGATGCTTGCTGATCTGGATATCCCATGGGTCATCCTCGGTCACTCTGAAAGGAGGGCTTTGCTAAATGAGTCCAATGAG TTTGTTGGGGACAAAGTTGCATACGCTCTCTCAAAAGGTTTGAAGGTCATAGCTTGTGTTGGAGAAACCCTTGAACAACGGGAAGCTGGCACCACTATGGATGTTGTTGCTGCACAAACCAAAGCAATTGCAG ACCGAGTAACTGATTGGACAAACGTAGTTGTTGCTTACGAGCCAGTCTGGGCTATTGGAACCGGAAAGGTTGCATCTCCAGAGCAGGCTCAGGAG GTACATTGTGAATTGAGGAAATGGCTTGCAGCCAATGTCAGTTCTGAAGTTGCTTCCAGCACCAGAATTATCTATGGAG GCTCAGTTAGTGGTGCAAATTGCAAGGAGCTGGCTGCTAAGCCTGATGTTGATGGCTTCTTGGTGGGGGGAGCCTCTCTAAAG CCGGAATTCATTGACATTATCAATTCCGCAACTGTGAAGAGTGCTTAA
- the LOC110794827 gene encoding uncharacterized protein → MALLHQVCFFPLARASIRTRALALTISSRSFTVAATATATATATPTRTTTTGVKTSPSKLSQPRPARAPLSDPLVLLGMSEPELQQLVIDFGQQSYRGKQLYHLIYKRKVKEIDELIQLPQAFRNQLQEAGWKMGRSPIHHMVTSTDGTIKLLLKLEDGRLVETVGIPVTDESGSVRLTACVSSQVGCPLRCTFCATGKGGFSRNLQKHEIVEQVLAIEDVFKHRVTNVVFMGMGEPMMNLKSVVGAHRCLNKDIQIGQRMITISTVGVPNTIKKLASYKLQSTLAVSLHAPNQKLREQIVPSAKAYPLEALMKDCRDYLLETNRRVSFEYTLLAGVNDSVEHAKELAELLQQWGRGHHVNLIPFNPIEGSEYRRPYRKAVIAFASVLESRKITTSVRQTRGLDASAACGQLRNEFQKTPLVKDAVSEIKDAETKIKDAEPEIMDADTEIIDGASEIKKDADTEIQQSQDVALAC, encoded by the exons ATGGCGCTACTACATCAAGTGTGCTTTTTCCCACTTGCCCGCGCCTCAATCCGCACACGCGCTTTAGCCCTCACAATTTCCTCTCGTTCATTTACGGTTGCTGCTACTGCTACTGCTACTGCTACTGCTACTCCTACTCGTACTACGACTACTGGTGTCAAAACGTCGCCGTCTAAACTCTCACAACCACGGCCAGCTCGTGCACCACTTTCTGACCCCCTTGTTCTTCTCGGCATGTCTGAGCCAGAGCTTCAACAACTCGTTATTGATTTTGGCCAg CAAAGTTATAGAGGGAAGCAGCTTTATCATCTAATTTACAAGAGGAAGGTCAAGGAAATTGATGAACTCATTCAAT TACCACAGGCATTCAGGAATCAGCTGCAAGAAGCAGGATGGAAAATGGGCCGTTCACCGATTCATCATATGGTTACTTCTACTGATGGGACAATTAAG TTATTGTTAAAGCTGGAGGATGGCAGATTGGTTGAAACAGTTGGAATACCAGTGACAGACGAGAGTGGTTCAGTAAGGCTTACTGCGTGTGTTTCATCACAG GTTGGTTGCCCACTACGCTGCACGTTTTGTGCTACTGGAAAGGGAGGTTTCTCGAGAAACCTTCAGAAGCATGAAATTGTTGAACAG GTCTTGGCTATAGAAGACGTGTTTAAGCATCGCGTCACGAACGTTGTTTTCATGGGAATGGGGGAGCCAATGATGAACTTGAAATCAGTTGTTGGAGCGCACCGATGTCTAAACAAG GACATACAAATTGGGCAAAGAATGATCACGATATCAACTGTGGGGGTTCCTAACACAATCAAGAAACTGGCTTCCTACAAGCTTCAATCCACATTAGCTGTCAG CTTACATGCACCAAATCAGAAGCTTAGAGAACAGATCGTCCCAAGTGCAAAAGCTTACCCCCTGGAAGCACTGATGAAAGATTGCAGGGATTACTTACTTGAAACTAACCGACGAGTGTCTTTTGAGTACACTCTTTTAG CTGGAGTAAATGATTCAGTAGAGCATGCAAAAGAACTTGCTGAGCTACTACAGCAATGGGGACGAGGTCATCATGTGAACCTGATACCGTTCAATCCAATCGAGGGCTCTGAGTATCGACGGCCCTACAGGAAGGCG GTGATTGCCTTTGCTTCTGTTCTAGAGTCCCGCAAGATAACGACAAGTGTACGCCAGACAAGGGGTCTCGATGCAAGTGCAGCTTGCGGACAACTGCGAAATGAGTTCCAGAAGACACCGTTGGTTAAAGATGCCGTGTCTGAGATTAAAGACGCTGAGACTAAGATTAAAGACGCTGAGCCTGAGATTATGGATGCTGATACTGAGATTATAGATGGTGCCTCTGAGATTAAAAAAGATGCTGACACTGAAATTCAACAATCTCAAGATGTTGCTCTTGCTTGTTGA